From the genome of Streptomyces sp. V1I1, one region includes:
- a CDS encoding YbaB/EbfC family nucleoid-associated protein gives MTEPLEKRLEKAMAELQAAQEAVARTERELRQASFAVLSSDRAVRASVGPQGELTGIEFLENKYRDMSPQELAASVLEAANAARVKMNRHVMKAMAPFAEPSSNVPELKGFELDWERIFGPEVLRDDDEDKERGGQAAPAWRDALGEDGED, from the coding sequence GTGACGGAACCGCTGGAGAAGCGTCTGGAGAAGGCGATGGCCGAACTCCAGGCGGCCCAGGAGGCGGTCGCGCGCACCGAGCGCGAGCTGCGTCAGGCGTCGTTCGCGGTGCTCTCCTCCGACCGCGCGGTCCGCGCCAGCGTGGGCCCGCAGGGTGAGCTGACCGGGATCGAGTTCCTGGAGAACAAGTACCGCGACATGTCCCCCCAGGAGCTGGCCGCCAGCGTCCTGGAGGCGGCGAACGCGGCACGCGTGAAGATGAACCGGCATGTGATGAAGGCGATGGCGCCCTTCGCCGAGCCCAGCAGCAACGTGCCGGAGCTGAAAGGCTTCGAGCTGGACTGGGAGCGGATCTTCGGCCCCGAGGTCCTGCGCGACGACGACGAGGACAAGGAGCGCGGCGGCCAGGCCGCCCCCGCCTGGCGGGACGCGCTCGGCGAGGACGGGGAGGACTGA